Proteins co-encoded in one Neofelis nebulosa isolate mNeoNeb1 chromosome 2, mNeoNeb1.pri, whole genome shotgun sequence genomic window:
- the SERPINE2 gene encoding glia-derived nexin, giving the protein MNWHFPFFLVATVTLPSVCSQFNPLSLEELGSDTGIQVFNQIIKSRPLDNVVVSPHGIASVLGMLQLGADGRTKKQLTTVMRYGVNGVGKVLKKINKAIVSKKNKDIVTVANAVFVKNGSKMEVPFVTRNKDVFQCEVQNVNFEDPASACDSINVWVRNETRGMIDNLLSPNLIDGALTRLVLVNAVYFKGLWKSRFQPENTKKRTFVTADGKSYQVPMLAQLSVFRCGSTSTPNDLWYNFIELPYHGESISMLIALPTESSTPLTAIIPHISTKTIDSWMSTMVPKRVQVILPKFTAVAQTDLKEPLKVLGITEMFDPSKANFSKITRSENLHVSQILQKAKIEVSEDGTKASAATTAILIARSSPPWFIVDRPFLFFIRHNPTGAVLFMGQINQP; this is encoded by the exons ATGAACTGgcattttcccttctttcttgtgGCCACAGTGACTTTGCCCTCTGTGTGCTCCCAGTTCAACCCCCTATCTCTGGAGGAACTAGGCTCCGACACAGGAATCCAGGTTTTCAATCAGATTATCAAATCCCGGCCTCTTGACAACGTGGTCGTGTCCCCCCATGGGATTGCGTCCGTCCTGGGGATGCTTCAGCTGGGAGCCGACGGCAGGACTAAGAAGCAGCTCACCACGGTGATGAGATACGGCGTGAATG gaGTCGGTAAAGTGTTAAAGAAGATCAACAAGGCCATCGTCTCCAAGAAGAATAAAGACATCGTGACGGTGGCCAATGCAGTGTTTGTGAAGAACGGCTCTAAGATGGAAGTGCCTTTCGTTACGAGGAACAAGGACGTGTTTCAGTGCGAAGTCCAGAACGTGAACTTTGAAGATCCAGCCTCTGCCTGTGACTCCATCAACGTGTGGGTTAGAAACGAAACCAGGG GTATGATCGACAATCTGCTCTCCCCAAATCTCATCGATGGTGCGCTCACCAGACTGGTCCTGGTTAATGCCGTGTATTTTAAGGGTTTGTGGAAATCGCGGTTCCAACCTGAGAACACAAAGAAACGCACGTTTGTGACAGCTGATGGGAAGTCCTACCAAGTGCCCATGCTGGCCCAGCTCTCCGTGTTCCGATGCG GGTCTACAAGCACCCCCAACGATTTATGGTACAACTTCATTGAACTGCCCTACCACGGGGAAAGCATCAGCATGCTGATTGCGCTGCCCACGGAGAGCTCCACCCCGCTGACGGCCATCATCCCTCACATCAGCACCAAGACCATAGACAGCTGGATGAGCACGATGGTGCCCAAGAGGGTGCAGGTCATCTTGCCCAA GTTCACGGCGGTAGCACAAACAGATCTGAAGGAGCCGCTGAAAGTGCTCGGCATCACCGAGATGTTTGATCCATCAAAAGCAAATTTTTCGAAAATAACAA GGTCAGAAAACCTTCACGTCTCTCAAATCTTgcaaaaagcaaaaattgaaGTCAGTGAAGACGGAACGAAAGCTTCAGCAGCAACAA CTGCGATTCTAATTGCAAGGTCGTCACCTCCCTGGTTCATAGTAGACAGACCCTTTCTATTTTTCATCCGACATAATCCCACAG GTGCTGTCTTATTCATGGGGCAGATAAACCAACCGTGA